The Culex pipiens pallens isolate TS chromosome 2, TS_CPP_V2, whole genome shotgun sequence DNA window aaatcatttctgggtcctatagacccggaataccattcgtgtatgtagaaaacgaagaccatggccaggttaaCATTCCATACTCGGTCCCCTACCCAAGATTCGTTAATGCAACATTAAAACGGTGAAAATACAATAGACAATATGTTAATGTAAATGCAATAgacaattaggttttacagcgtgacgtcacgagcgcacacgcacacacatttttactgagacacacgtgcaaaaaatgtaaacagtgcagccaagctgtcaaatttctaacctaaaaaccgAGTCGGCATAAAacctaataggggaaattctcgtatgtttggcaggttaagcaatcgctcctaactccatccaatttgctgattttcactatttaaacaactaattttgcaaaacttttgatagaaacttgcttgctcacttcttattgagctatttatcactcgatttcagttgaaaacgcttttaattagctttaattgaacgttaaagttctgacctgccaacattagaggcacgctggaattagatgctgttcccctatgtaAAATACATACCCACCAAAAAtgttggctcgagcctcgactcgattcaggcccGATCTCGAACCAGCTCGACTCGAatctcgagccaaaattcttagTGGGTACCGACAGACCAAAACTCAACAACGTggtttcaaaatccgtaccgtCTCGATAAAACCAGTACAGATCCAGTGTGCTTTACTCTTGGCTTTACTTGATGATCATTCAAACGCCATAGAAGTTAACTGCCACCATAACAGCAAACGCATAACCTAAGCTTTGAACGAAAAGCTGTATCATTGCGTGTGCTTTATCCACATGACTTTATCCCAAACGCAAAAAGGGCGAGCACGGTTCTAGCAGTATAATGTAGCGGAAACCATGGCAACGGACCAACAACGACCAAACTGCTCGATATCAACAACTCAGAGTTAGTTTGATTTAGTAATTCACAAGTTTTCTATTTGACTAAAACAATGACTAAACTGACTACAAATGAAATTGATTTTGTATCCGATATCAATGACCGATATGCCATGATGGAGTACGAATTGGaggaaaagttaaaattacTGTACGTTTAGCTTAAGTCAGTTACCCCATTTAATCCCATAAAGTGTCATTTCCAGCAATCAAAACGAGAAAAAGCTCACGGCAGAGGATTCGAAAGCTAGCAAATCCACCAACAAAGTCCCCGCCAACTTGGACCTGGAGGCGGCGCGTCAGCGCAACTTTGAACTGCTCAAATCGCTGGAAGTGTCAAAGGCGCGACTTCGATCACGTGCCACCTTCAGCCCGCTGGAGACGATCCTGCAGAAGGCGATCGGGAACTATCTGAAGGAAAGTTCGCTTGTTCCGTGCACCACCAAGAAGGCGTACGGACCGACTTATGTTTGACGAGGGATGTTTCGGATTAAAATTAAAGGCATTTTGCGTTTAACCTTTTCTCTCATTCGCTTTTAATTCCCGTTTTGGCTTATCACCTTCGTTAATTTTGGTTACAAACTATCCTAAAACATAAATAGTTTCGTTTTGttgtctatttttttctaaagattatatcttgtgtgtgtgtgcttgaaCTATCACGTGCCTTTTAGCGCCTTTTTGTAAACTGTTCTATAGTATAACGTGGAGTGCATTGTTTGGAACCGGCGTAAAGCAAGGTGCAACAAATTCGATTACAATTTAAGGTACACTTTCAACTCTCAGATTACTTCCGGTCCGCAAGCAGGAAGTCCGTGATGGGCTGCGATATTCGTTCCGGATTGACCAGCTGAATGTGATGCGTGCCTTCAATCTCTAGATATACCAGTTCGCTGGCCGACTTTCGCATCGCCTCCACCACGCTCGGGTAGTACTCCAGGTTGTCAAAGTGCATCCCTGGAACGGCCCGAATGTTCAGCACCCGGCACTTGATTCGCTCGGCGTGGGCCACGACCTGCTCCAACGAAAGCATTCCCATCAGGGACACCTTTAGCCGGAGGTCCCGCGAAAAATGGAATCCTTCCCGCCCCAAGTGGGCCGGCGCTGGGGCCATTCCTCGTCGCATCAGCACCTCCACCGACTGCAGATCAACCGATCCGTCGTACGCGGCCAGCACCACATCGATCGCGTCGTCATAGCTGTAGCAAGGTGTCTTCGACTCGGGCAACGTTTCGTACCGCAAAAATCGATCGATGCTGTCGCCCAGATTCGCCGCCTGCTTCCGGTGATCCCGCGCCGGTGGCCCCGCGATGTCAATACTGATGAACGCCTCGACCTCGTCCGGGAATGCCGCCGCGTACATGAAACTCAACGCACCACCCAGCGAGTGCCCCAGCAGCGTAACCTTCTCCCAGGCGTAATATTTGACGATCCGCCGGATCAACGCAATTCCGTCCCAGAAGATGTAGTAGTGCATGCCCTTCGGGTAGTGGGAAGACTTTCCGTGGCCAGGCAGGTCGATCGAAAGAATTGGAATGTCCGCCGGAAGCAGCGGGCACAGGCGGTCGAACGTGCCGGCGTTGTCCTGCCAGCCGTGCAGGGCCAGAATCGGCTGCTTGAGACGCGAGCCCCACCATTTGCCTAGAAGAATGGAAAGAAAAGCGAACaggtttatttgaataattcacacgcatttcaaattgcaagtaATTGCACATTTCTACATGCGCAGCAATTATCGGCTATCAACTAATACGATAAGTGAAATAGATTAGCATCAATCATTTCGTTGGGGCGTGAGAAGATGATTATGTTAACAACACTTAGTATAAATCAAACGTAGAATACGCTTAGCCTTTGCGCTTCTAATGCGCTTTATTTCGGAAGAGCGTTTTTGAGAGATTTTAGCGCAAATCCGAAGTCCttctggtaaaaaaaaaacaatttagacGAATGCAAAAAAGgggtcaaaatttcaaagtgtCCAATAGGTGTCAGCTTTCTCATGcgcaattgagaaaaaaaaatctttccagcTGGTACCGAGATAAACACCAACTTCGCCGAATTGTTGTTCTGGTTTGGTTGGCGTGCTTCCGGCCAAtccggcattcttgcgacgtATCCGGCCCACTGGATCCGGCCAGCCTTGATGACTTGTTCCAGGTGGTGCGCTAAGTACTCGCAATAttttctgtgtgtatgtgtgttaccaaaattgtcactcagttttctcagcactgctGTACCGAATTAGGCCAAACCGGTCGAATTTGACTCggagttccaaaaaaaaaaacaagtttcgataagaagtttaaaaattatgtataaaaatgtgtttttgcatAAATCAGGAACGCAATGCtcggtaaaaaaaataccaaaattgcTTTGTGAAAATCGAATTTTACTGAGCTGTcgataggggaaagtggggcaggtgtaacaagctaaggaaatgctcgtaaAGTATGGTAAAGTTTGGTAAAGTTATGGGTTTTAActcattaaggccgttgcaaatattttttgaagtttatgtccctcgactctgagtAAAGTCTAGGGGAGAGagtggggcaaaaaaaaaaagtataaaaattgaaataagaaGCCAtggtttttacattttaataaaaaaaaaagtgttttaaaacgcATTATACTGTCCGGTatatttgcaatcattagtttccaaaaatctaagtattgtagaaaatttgtttttttttttcaaaaaaaaagtttttgctgtgctgtacaatttaaaacattaTAAAACGAGCCCAAGCatcctaaatatgattatcaatgcagaaaaatgcattttagattgttttcagttgattagacttctgttttcatggaaattctgaagttttttgaaaaaaaaaaaaaatttgccccctgatttttcgaacaaatttgGAGCGacataaatttcgaaaaatatttgcaacggcctttaaaacgtaaaaaaaatctgttggcTTTTTTGATAACTATCTTATTCCAgacttgggaccatccataaaccacgtggacacttttagaggttgagatttccaaaaaaagtgtccacgtggtttgtggatatcccctttgatagaacaagattctaaaaaaatcttgtttttactgtaaaaaaaaaagatttttaaattattgatttttcgtacgatctactcaactagtggggcaagacgaacgggctggaacaatgcatgaaacaacgtGTTAAtatgctaaaaaataaaatttaaaaatcgaggggcaacaacatatttttttgcaattccgtcgtgaaactacttacttttcctgtcattcatgaacgacgaaatagcctacttttctgtaccacaaataacagaatcgaatagcaacacttttcaaaataaatgctgaaaagttctacttttcagcactaaaatgggtgctgaaaagttgaacatttcagcacttgtttcgaaaagtaacacttttcaacatttttttgatttaaacgatttattgacaaaatacatggaaatttgacataaaatttcactcagtgtgtgttttttggaattgcaaaaaatgttgtatggaactcgttgcaaaactttattttttcagcactcttcgtatttatccaactcggtgaacctcgttggataaatgtacgactcgtactgaaaaatcctctttttgcaacttgttgcataaactactatttcaaaatttcaatggaaatttagctgcaatcagctgaaattgatttaaaatgaattcccctgcgtttaaaatcatttttagcatgtttggtttgatttaaacatcttttgattttttgaaaattttcgatgtttagtatcgcaataagttttttttcgctaaatgtTTTGTGTTCGTCAAAtcatactttttttgaaaactaatgattgcgaaacaactgaactagtgtcaaatgcatttgaaaacactttttgcattcaaatgttggaactatggcatgttatttcagtatttatttattttttttcaaggcattATTCAGAAGTGTACAACCGGGCATCGATGATTTTGGATCAGCTTCTCGCGAagtttttgctaatttttctcaaaacaacTTACAGTTTTTTCAACTCATTCAAACCAGTTTGgaaaagttttgttaaaatataacCGTAAAGATTATACAGAACTGGATGAGCTCGGTCTCGTGTTTTTGAGCCCACAAAAAACGTATCATTTTAATCAAGAAGTACaacaataaattcaataaaaatgttgcGAAAAGCCTATCACCTTTGTTCGTTAACAACACACTCACTAAACTTTCGTTAGTACAAAGTCCACACGAAAATCAGCCGATATCGTCATCTTTACTACATCACCTTACGTCACACGCTCTGCCAGCGCGAGTCATAAACTTCTTACGCACTCTCGCGGCGGACGGCTTCATAACATTACACATGAATGAATTCGCACATACgtagcggcagcagcagcatgaCTAAACAAAAAAGCAGCGTTTACGCGGCTTTCCGTGgaagaaagcaaaaaataacTCTACGACTAACGTATCTATCACGCTCTAATTGCAACACCTCGTCCCTTTCTACCCACTTCCCACTGCACTGCATGCAAATTGCAATGCGCTGATTGTTTATACGGGAAGCAACGCCACACATGCTAGCACGTGCCATCGTACGGCACAGGTCCGCTTATCAGCGAGGGGATTCGATCGATTCTCGTACAAGCCACAATGTGACTTTGTGCAACATCATTCTGTGCAATAATGCTCGTCGAACATTGATAAGACAAGTGATCCGATAAGTGGGATACATTTTATCAAAGTGGTTGTTCCCAAGAAAGATTTTTGATGAATGAACTTCCTGACTCACCGGCCACGATGCCCCACGGCACAGGAATTTCAACCTCCTCTGCTGACGGCCTTCCAGTTCCGTTGGCAGCAGCTGAAAGcgtaacaaaaaaatagttcagGATTAGTCATTCAATTCCAAATTTGGCAATGAAACAAAGCAACGAACCTTCCAAGCTGGAACTGGCCGAATCCACCTCGGGTTCCATTTCGGAACGAATCGATACGATTGCTGCTCAAATTACGCAATTCCCGTACCAATTTCACCCAATCCAAAAACACCAGCAAAAACCCCGACCACCACCCTTGCAGCAGGAGCCGGAGAGAAAAGGTTAATCTAATCCGGCAACCTTCCGCGTCGACGTTGTCGCGACGgccgcacacacgcacgcacgcaccaCCTGAATTAATTTGGGCAACAAATTACCCCGCCCGTACGACGGAATCCGACCAGCGGAACTCGACGGAATTCTTTTGGCGGCGAGCGAACGAAATGAAACCAAGCGGATGGCCCTGCTGCGGGGAACTGATTTGAGTGTTGTTGAGTTTGGCTTGTTTGTTTCCTTCACCCAGCTGACGACACACCAACACCATCAGCTGACGCGGATAAAAGTGACAGTGGAATGGGGTTGTGTTGGTGAGATAATGAGGTCGAAAAGAGAAAAGACACTGGAAGAAATCTACGCCGCAAAATATGGAATTAATTCCGACCGAAATTCCGATCGAGCGAAAccaaaataaacaagaaaatttatgataatcgaaacttcgggtaACCGAGGCTTCAGATTATCGAGTCGGAACtgtattctaaaattttaaaatgccactttttttgctatcatttaaaatactaaaataacataaactgtGAAAAAATAATTCCGACGACAATGCATTAATtaaatcaagagttttttttgaaaaggtcctataaacaaaattttaaatttttgctttttgggtgtttttagaaccgccttgagtcaggggtattcaaaaacacccaaaaagcaaaaagtgaaaattttgtttataggaccttttcaaaaaaaaaactcgagaaataTTTGATgttctgaaaatttgaattattgaactcttgaaattttttaattgtttttttttatttggatcttttaaacttttaaatcgaGGGGCAGGACACATCTAATCGATTATCTTTACGCTAATCAATTAGCGCTGATTTTGGTTGATTAGCTAATAAATTAGTGCCTATTTGACAGCGCATTCACACCTCCTATCAAATGATCTTGACGTGTGCAGAAATGAAGTTCTGTCAGTTCAATGTTCTGATTTTTTCTCGCTGATCACAGACGGAATTGTTGAGAATAATCTGTTCAATTGGGCCAGGAATTCGTGTCTGGTCTAACATCAGCGTTTtaaatgctttgaattttaatgatttttaatatcaattttttttattagtttctcATTTTGTTAGATGCTTAGAATAtatacaattttgaatttaaaaattgtataattaaaataaatcaaaaccgAAGAATAATGGTATTTTggaactgtatttttttaatttttttttaattttgaataacttttttgcattttttatttgaaattaattattttttattctagatgttttgaaatttaagtcAATGTATATAAAAAAGGTTGTACCTTCGgtatatttttggtttaataaaatacaaaatgcAAAATACAAATGAGTCATTACGCGCctacccagtcaactcaatcggaattctgaaacggaatccaattcgaatcgtttacgtattccgtttcaaacgcaacaaccggtacgtacacggaatcgattgttgcgtttgaaacggaatccagctttttaagcgaaaattgcgttcgaatggtgaacgccgaaatgtcaaaatcacgcagtggtaccaacattacgaaaaaagtgtgcctaGGCATGAcagagctttttttttctaatgttggtgctactgcgcgattttgacatttcggacgttcaacattcgaacgccatcttcgcttaaaaacctggatacgtaaacgattcgaattgcaTTCCGTTCcaaaattccgattgagttaacAGGGTACTGGCACACCGTTCTGATGACACCATTCAATtcagcgtccaatttcctttaaaaatagctgtcgagttttgctctattgttttttgtttccaaGATATGGCCATTTGGAAGAGaggttttttgcaaaaatgacgaaaatcgtaaaactttggAGCGGTGCCATAAAAGAAGAGGTTCTCCAATTGGGTactactacttttttttttttttttttttttttttttttttgacaagacaacattttttcgatagatcaactatggtccccttggaacgagctgtcaagtaggagcttttctgtcaagaaggaccgcgaggttaatttttcaaaattgatttaaaaatccattttaaactctatgtagtcgtacaaagggtcattgtactcagaaaaatatgctttatcgctgtaaacaataatatcagcaatctaagcttcattttaggacccaatttggctcaaaatcgggattcttacatgttttAATAGTATCAATAGCTCCACCAAATCTGAGTCTGATCAGAAAAAGTAGATTTCGAATTTGTACTATTTTGtgcgtgggtctcgtggcgcaggggtagcggcttcggctgccgatcccgatgatgctatgagacgcgggttcgattcccgccttatccactgagcttctatcggatggtgaagtaaaacgtcggtcccggtttctcctgtctcgtcagaggcgctggagcagaaatcccacgttagaggaaggccatgccccggggcgtagtgccaatagtttcgtttttactATTTTGTGTACAGTTGAGGCGAAATGACCCAAATACAAAAAACCAAATCCATccttttaattttaagatttggcATTTTGAGATTTGGTTTAATGTATGAGGCCAttcaaagttttgaatatttctatGGCAGTTCCTATAATAAATACAAAGTTGTTGATACTACAAACAGTTTTCAGTGAATTAAAATAAGCAAATcctaattatttgattttttcatcaaaacataatgttaaatatacactcaacccccggtggttggtcactttttcgtttgacacttttttagtttgtaccccgttggttggtcaaagtcaaactaaaaagtgacgaactgtcactttttacacggcgctcacgcacactatcaaaacaaacgtttggtagtgtgtgtgtgaaccagccatgccagatatacagataaatctgtattttacagatttttcgatcccaaaaatcccaaaaatctgtatatacagattttttaaaaacggttatatttcaaagtttcaacAATTTAGTTATTAATTTATGCTTTATTATGATCAAAAAGCTTACATCTGttgtcaaaagtttcaaaatgttttctatggcttcgaattcgacaagatacagataaaatacagatttatttttaagaaaatacagatctccctcaaaataatctggcaacgttggtgtgaactccgtgtaaaaggggtgtcaaactaaaacgtgaccccgttcgtttgacaacagttggtgtcaaaccatcggggtttgagtgtatagaaatattttatttttactgtAATTTCGACCACACCGAATTCGACCAAAGTTGCCAAGTTCCTCCCGGTCAGAAACGTCAAGCTGAACCAAAATAATCGTTTCATAACATTCGTGTGTTTACAGTGCGGGACCTCGCGTGCCGATTTTTGAGTTTTACGAaaggattttcaataaatttaccaTTTACCTAGTTGATCGACACAATCCACATCCACAATGAGGCTCACCGGAATTCtgcaaaaaattggcgatgctTCCAAGAAATTCAGCAACTTACCTGACGCGTACATCAAGCGAAGCATGGAGCAGGTAAGTCAAATTTCCTCGGACAAGAATCACGTTGCACAACTCTCTTGTTTTCGCCGTAGGTTTACTGGAAAACACCCCGCGGCAAGCCACAATATCTGCCACGGACGGTCGAGCGTAAAAAGTTCCGCTTCACGACGAACCGACCGTGGACGGGCCAGTTCCGGCAGCAAAACATGCCGGGAACGATCCGCAAGAAGGTCTTCGTTGAACCGGTGGCCAACTGGACGTTCTTCAAGGGTGACCGCGTTGAGGTGTTGGCCGGTAAAGACAAGGGCAAGCAGGGAATCGTCAGTCAGGTGTTCCAGGAGCGCAACTGGGTCATCGTGGCCGGTCTAAACTGTCACCTGCGAAAGGTTGCCGACGAGAAGGATTACCCGGGAATCACGATCCGTTCGGAGGCGCCACTTTTGGTGACGCACCAGGTTCGGCTCGTTGATCCTTCCGACCTGCAGGGAACCGGTGTCGAGTGGCGATTCACCGAGGACGGAGAAAAGGTTCGCGTTTCAACCCGCACCGGTCGGATCATTCCGATTCCGAAGGGCAACGAGGAGACGCACGACTACAAGGCCAAAAGTTTGTACGTGGAACGGCCAAAGGACACGCCCGGCGATGTGGTGAAGGAGATTACGTTCAAACCGTCGCTGCAAACGTTCGAGATGGAAGTCATGCAAGAGATGGGCATCGAAGAGGACAGAACACCGAGGAAAACGTTCTGGTATTGATCGttgtgtgtaaatgtttaaaaatcagca harbors:
- the LOC120420216 gene encoding uncharacterized protein LOC120420216, coding for MTKLTTNEIDFVSDINDRYAMMEYELEEKLKLLNQNEKKLTAEDSKASKSTNKVPANLDLEAARQRNFELLKSLEVSKARLRSRATFSPLETILQKAIGNYLKESSLVPCTTKKAYGPTYV
- the LOC120420207 gene encoding probable serine hydrolase — translated: MEPEVDSASSSLEAAANGTGRPSAEEVEIPVPWGIVAGKWWGSRLKQPILALHGWQDNAGTFDRLCPLLPADIPILSIDLPGHGKSSHYPKGMHYYIFWDGIALIRRIVKYYAWEKVTLLGHSLGGALSFMYAAAFPDEVEAFISIDIAGPPARDHRKQAANLGDSIDRFLRYETLPESKTPCYSYDDAIDVVLAAYDGSVDLQSVEVLMRRGMAPAPAHLGREGFHFSRDLRLKVSLMGMLSLEQVVAHAERIKCRVLNIRAVPGMHFDNLEYYPSVVEAMRKSASELVYLEIEGTHHIQLVNPERISQPITDFLLADRK
- the LOC120420008 gene encoding probable 39S ribosomal protein L24, mitochondrial, yielding MRLTGILQKIGDASKKFSNLPDAYIKRSMEQVYWKTPRGKPQYLPRTVERKKFRFTTNRPWTGQFRQQNMPGTIRKKVFVEPVANWTFFKGDRVEVLAGKDKGKQGIVSQVFQERNWVIVAGLNCHLRKVADEKDYPGITIRSEAPLLVTHQVRLVDPSDLQGTGVEWRFTEDGEKVRVSTRTGRIIPIPKGNEETHDYKAKSLYVERPKDTPGDVVKEITFKPSLQTFEMEVMQEMGIEEDRTPRKTFWY